Proteins encoded in a region of the Sphingomonas jaspsi DSM 18422 genome:
- a CDS encoding ComEC/Rec2 family competence protein, giving the protein MEWTSAPNTVVAPLPPAHGTFLPAKIARIGARIELLLEGERTQLPLWFVAAFGFGIACWFALGSPQQWRAAGVVMAAVAVAGFTLPGRRLGRCMSMGGAAALAGLALVWWRADAVAAVRLDHPQVLTVSGRVVEVEPRPAEKDIRLTLQLAAPGLPERIRITVADDKSAPGLGEGALVTVRARLQPPPPMMLPGTHDFARDLWFRRIGAVGRALDPPVILSPAQTDDVDALRHRLAAHIQSRLDGGAGGIATALATGDQGGIGEDDADAMRRSGLAHLLSVSGLHIAAVVGAAMFLSLHLLALSQRLALRVNLVLVSAGFGAAAGIAYTVMTGMQVPTVRSCIAALLVLAGMAMGREAISLRLVAVGALVVMAVRPESLVGASFQLSFAAVTAIIAFHALPWTRRHLGPREESVAFRLARSVAGLIATGLVVEIALLPLAMFHFHKAGLYGVAANLVVIPLTTFVVMPLEAAALLFDAVGLGGPLWAACGWSLHLVLYIAHVVGSAPGAVTMVPTVPTWAFGLMVGGGLWLLLWQGAVRCWGLLALAAGAIAAGLSPVPDMLVTGDGRHLALVRDDGVPVLLRDRSGDFVRDMMSEAVAFDGDPLALDQQSMARCSRDACISDLVKAGKAWRILAIRSKDRIDWATLTAACADADLVIAERRLPQGCRPRWTKLDRAALERTGGVSIYLGSEPGIVTVADALADHPWRFSQ; this is encoded by the coding sequence ATGGAATGGACGAGCGCCCCTAACACAGTGGTCGCGCCGCTTCCACCGGCGCACGGCACCTTTTTGCCTGCGAAAATCGCTCGCATCGGCGCGCGTATCGAACTGCTGCTGGAAGGCGAACGGACGCAGCTGCCATTATGGTTCGTCGCGGCCTTCGGCTTTGGCATCGCGTGCTGGTTCGCCTTGGGCTCGCCTCAGCAATGGCGTGCTGCCGGCGTGGTGATGGCGGCCGTCGCGGTCGCCGGGTTCACCCTGCCGGGACGTCGTCTTGGACGATGCATGTCCATGGGTGGCGCGGCAGCGCTCGCAGGACTGGCGCTGGTCTGGTGGCGCGCCGATGCGGTGGCTGCGGTGCGGCTCGATCATCCGCAAGTGCTGACCGTCAGCGGGCGGGTCGTCGAGGTCGAGCCGCGTCCCGCCGAAAAAGACATCCGACTGACCCTCCAACTTGCTGCCCCCGGGCTGCCCGAACGCATCAGGATCACGGTGGCCGACGACAAGTCGGCGCCCGGGCTGGGCGAGGGGGCCTTGGTAACGGTGCGCGCGCGTTTGCAGCCGCCGCCACCGATGATGCTGCCCGGGACGCACGACTTTGCACGCGACCTTTGGTTCCGGCGTATCGGCGCCGTGGGTCGTGCGCTCGACCCGCCGGTCATCCTTTCGCCGGCCCAGACAGACGATGTCGATGCCCTGCGCCACCGGCTCGCCGCGCATATCCAGTCGCGGCTCGACGGCGGCGCGGGTGGCATTGCCACGGCCCTGGCCACCGGTGACCAAGGCGGCATCGGCGAGGATGATGCCGACGCCATGCGGCGGTCGGGCCTCGCCCATCTGCTGTCGGTCAGCGGTCTTCACATCGCCGCGGTGGTCGGCGCCGCGATGTTCCTTTCGCTCCATCTGCTCGCGCTGAGCCAGCGGCTGGCCCTGCGCGTCAACCTGGTGCTGGTGTCGGCCGGGTTCGGTGCGGCGGCGGGAATCGCCTACACCGTCATGACGGGCATGCAGGTGCCGACCGTCAGAAGCTGCATTGCGGCGTTGCTCGTCCTGGCCGGGATGGCGATGGGGCGGGAGGCGATCAGCCTGCGGCTGGTTGCGGTGGGCGCGCTGGTCGTCATGGCGGTCCGCCCGGAATCGCTGGTCGGGGCAAGCTTTCAGCTAAGTTTCGCGGCGGTGACCGCGATCATCGCCTTTCATGCCCTGCCGTGGACGCGCCGTCACCTGGGCCCGCGTGAGGAGAGCGTTGCATTCCGGTTGGCGCGAAGCGTGGCGGGACTGATCGCAACGGGCCTGGTGGTCGAAATTGCCCTGCTTCCGCTCGCCATGTTCCACTTTCACAAGGCCGGGCTTTATGGGGTCGCTGCGAACCTAGTCGTCATCCCGCTCACCACATTTGTCGTCATGCCGCTGGAAGCGGCAGCCCTGCTGTTCGATGCGGTCGGGCTTGGTGGCCCCCTGTGGGCCGCTTGCGGCTGGTCGTTGCACCTTGTCCTGTACATTGCCCATGTCGTTGGGTCCGCGCCTGGGGCGGTGACGATGGTACCGACCGTGCCGACGTGGGCGTTTGGACTGATGGTCGGCGGCGGGCTGTGGCTGCTGCTTTGGCAGGGGGCCGTTCGGTGCTGGGGGCTGTTGGCGCTTGCAGCGGGCGCCATTGCAGCCGGACTGTCACCCGTCCCGGACATGCTGGTCACTGGGGACGGACGACATCTCGCGCTCGTGCGAGACGATGGCGTGCCGGTGCTGCTGCGCGATCGTAGTGGCGATTTCGTCCGCGATATGATGAGCGAAGCCGTCGCGTTCGATGGCGACCCGCTGGCGCTGGACCAACAGTCGATGGCCAGATGCAGTCGAGATGCCTGTATTTCGGATCTGGTCAAGGCGGGGAAGGCGTGGCGGATCCTGGCCATCAGAAGCAAGGACCGGATCGACTGGGCAACCTTGACCGCCGCCTGTGCCGATGCCGACCTGGTGATCGCGGAACGGCGGTTGCCGCAAGGGTGCCGGCCGCGCTGGACGAAACTCGACCGCGCTGCGCTGGAACGCACCGGCGGGGTGTCCATCTATCTGGGGTCCGAACCCGGCATCGTCACGGTGGCCGACGCGCTGGCCGACCATCCGTGGCGATTCAGTCAATAA
- the gltX gene encoding glutamate--tRNA ligase produces MSASRKIEGVVTRFAPSPTGYLHIGGARTALFNWLFARHHGGKYLLRIEDTDRARSTEPAIDAIFDGLNWLGLGGDEEPVFQFVRTPRHAEVAQALLDSGNAYRCYLTPEELQARREKAQAERKPFRIDSEWRDRTPGPDEEGKPFVIRIKAPKDGETVIEDMVQGAVTVQNAEIDDFVLLRSDGTPTYMLAVVVDDHDMGVTHIIRGDDHLNNAFRQLTIIKAMGWPIPAYGHVPLIHGPDGAKLSKRHGALGVDAYRDELGILPEALFNYLLRLGWGHGDDEIISREQAVEWFDMDHVGKSPSRMDYKKLENLNGHYIREADDARLADLIAPKLGIDAAGRELLQRAMPELKARAHDLNQLAEGAEFLFAARPLSFDEKAAALLTDESRGHLATAHAALSALESWTHDSTDAAVRKVAEDHELKLGKLAQPLRAALTGKTTSPGIFDVLVLLGRDESLARIADQMLGAH; encoded by the coding sequence TTGAGCGCAAGCCGCAAAATCGAGGGCGTCGTCACCCGCTTCGCCCCCTCCCCTACGGGATATCTGCACATCGGCGGCGCCCGCACGGCGCTGTTCAACTGGCTGTTCGCTCGCCATCACGGCGGCAAGTACCTGCTGCGGATCGAGGATACCGACCGCGCGCGATCGACCGAACCGGCGATCGACGCGATTTTCGACGGCCTCAACTGGCTGGGCCTCGGCGGCGACGAGGAACCCGTGTTCCAGTTCGTGCGCACCCCGCGCCATGCCGAAGTGGCGCAGGCGCTGCTCGACAGCGGCAACGCCTATCGCTGCTACCTGACGCCCGAAGAGCTCCAGGCCCGACGCGAGAAGGCGCAGGCCGAACGCAAGCCCTTCCGCATCGACAGCGAATGGCGCGACCGGACGCCGGGCCCGGACGAGGAAGGCAAGCCCTTCGTCATCCGCATCAAGGCGCCCAAGGACGGCGAAACCGTCATCGAGGACATGGTCCAGGGCGCGGTTACCGTCCAGAACGCCGAGATCGACGATTTCGTCCTTCTGCGCAGCGACGGCACGCCGACCTATATGCTCGCGGTCGTGGTCGACGATCATGACATGGGCGTCACCCACATCATCCGCGGCGACGACCATCTCAACAACGCCTTCCGCCAGCTGACCATCATCAAGGCGATGGGCTGGCCGATCCCCGCCTATGGCCATGTGCCGCTGATCCACGGCCCCGACGGCGCCAAGCTATCGAAGCGCCATGGCGCGCTTGGCGTCGACGCCTATCGCGACGAGCTTGGCATCCTGCCCGAAGCGCTGTTCAATTATCTCCTGCGCCTCGGCTGGGGCCATGGCGACGACGAAATCATCAGCCGAGAGCAGGCGGTCGAATGGTTCGACATGGACCATGTCGGCAAGTCGCCGTCGCGGATGGATTACAAGAAGCTCGAAAATCTCAACGGTCATTATATCCGCGAGGCCGACGATGCGCGGCTCGCCGACCTCATCGCGCCCAAGCTCGGTATCGACGCAGCCGGCCGCGAATTGCTGCAGCGCGCCATGCCCGAACTGAAGGCCCGCGCACATGACCTGAACCAGCTTGCCGAGGGCGCGGAGTTCCTGTTCGCCGCCCGCCCGCTCTCCTTCGACGAGAAGGCGGCGGCCCTGCTGACCGACGAATCGCGCGGCCATCTGGCGACCGCTCATGCAGCGCTTTCCGCGCTCGAGAGTTGGACGCACGACAGCACCGATGCTGCAGTGCGAAAGGTTGCAGAAGACCACGAACTTAAGCTAGGCAAACTCGCCCAGCCGCTCCGTGCGGCGCTGACGGGCAAAACGACTTCGCCGGGCATTTTCGACGTGCTGGTCCTGCTGGGCCGCGACGAAAGCCTTGCCCGGATCGCCGACCAGATGCTTGGAGCCCATTGA
- a CDS encoding anthranilate synthase component II, whose amino-acid sequence MTPPRLLLVDNVDSFTFMLADYLRVAGAEVEVARSDALSVEEALSQGDDGIVISPGPGSPDEAGISVALAAACIDRQKPLLGVCLGHQAIARACGQSVARTAPVHGKVSVIRHDGTGLFAAVPSPMNVTRYHSLAVPSVQPPLVANCWGPDGSIMAMRHVDAPVHGVQFHPESVASDHGHALIANFLAIVAQCA is encoded by the coding sequence ATGACCCCGCCCCGGCTGCTGCTGGTCGACAATGTCGACAGCTTCACATTCATGCTGGCCGATTACCTGCGTGTCGCCGGCGCTGAGGTTGAGGTAGCCCGCAGCGACGCACTGTCGGTCGAGGAAGCACTGTCGCAAGGCGACGACGGCATCGTCATTTCCCCCGGACCCGGTTCGCCGGACGAGGCGGGCATCAGTGTCGCACTCGCTGCCGCTTGCATCGACCGGCAAAAGCCGTTGCTCGGCGTCTGCCTCGGCCATCAGGCGATCGCCCGTGCCTGTGGCCAGTCGGTGGCGCGCACAGCCCCGGTCCACGGGAAAGTGTCCGTAATACGCCACGACGGCACCGGCCTGTTCGCCGCCGTGCCGTCGCCGATGAACGTTACTCGCTACCATTCGCTAGCCGTGCCGTCGGTACAGCCGCCGCTGGTCGCGAATTGCTGGGGTCCGGACGGATCGATCATGGCCATGCGCCACGTGGATGCGCCGGTGCACGGCGTGCAGTTCCACCCCGAAAGCGTGGCCAGCGACCATGGGCATGCGCTGATCGCCAATTTCCTCGCCATCGTCGCCCAGTGCGCTTGA
- the lexA gene encoding transcriptional repressor LexA: MLTAKQHELLNFIHQRLGATGVSPSFDEMREALDLKSKSGVHRLISALEERQFIRRLPNRARALEVVKMPELAAAAPAPAPRPVVPAVANDTIEIPLHGKIAAGTPIEALQGHEGFAVPAALLGPGEHYALEVSGDSMVEEGILDGDFALIRKADTARDGEIVVALIDQAEATLKTFRREGSMIRLDPANRHYEAQRYRPDQVTIQGKLAGLIRRY; this comes from the coding sequence ATGCTCACCGCGAAGCAACATGAATTGCTCAATTTCATTCACCAGCGCCTTGGCGCCACCGGTGTGTCGCCAAGCTTCGACGAAATGCGCGAGGCATTGGACCTGAAGTCCAAGTCGGGGGTCCATCGCCTGATCAGCGCGCTGGAGGAGCGGCAATTCATTCGTCGCCTGCCCAACCGCGCCCGTGCACTCGAAGTTGTGAAGATGCCGGAGCTGGCGGCGGCTGCTCCGGCGCCCGCGCCGAGGCCTGTCGTGCCTGCGGTGGCCAACGATACGATCGAGATTCCACTCCACGGGAAGATCGCTGCGGGCACGCCGATCGAAGCGTTGCAGGGGCATGAAGGCTTCGCAGTACCAGCCGCATTGCTTGGCCCGGGCGAACATTATGCGCTTGAGGTGTCCGGCGACTCGATGGTCGAGGAAGGCATTCTCGACGGCGACTTCGCGCTCATCCGCAAGGCCGACACCGCACGCGACGGCGAGATTGTCGTGGCGTTGATCGACCAGGCGGAAGCGACACTCAAGACGTTCCGGCGCGAAGGGTCGATGATCCGCCTCGATCCGGCCAACCGTCACTACGAGGCGCAGCGCTATCGCCCTGACCAGGTTACCATCCAGGGCAAGCTCGCCGGACTGATCCGCCGTTATTGA